AGGGTAACGCATCTTTCTCTCCATCAAGTTGTAAGCACACTCAGCTCGCCTCCCTGCGGTAAACATCCCCTTTTGGCGCATTCTTCACTTCAATCCCAACTGCTTCAAGATTGCCTGCCTCAGACCTTCGCCTATTTCATGGCTTGGATGCCGTGGCAGCGTGCTCTGCCTGCCGTTCAAATAGACTTTTAAGTGGTTTGAACCTTGCTTGAATGTTGCTCCTTGGGCGGCGAGCCACCGCTTGAACGCGCTTTGTTTCATAGGCCTTCCATTCGTTCAATACAAGTAAAATATAAACAATATTGTTTATATTGTCAAGAGAGCAGGAAAGGGTCAAGTTGAGCTACCCCGGTTTTTGACCTTTTTTTTCACTTTTTTCATAGTAGGGTGGGCACGGTTTTTGTGCCCGCGCGGTAACCGAAGAATCCGACACTATAAAATTCAC
The nucleotide sequence above comes from Gammaproteobacteria bacterium. Encoded proteins:
- a CDS encoding type II toxin-antitoxin system HicA family toxin; the encoded protein is MKQSAFKRWLAAQGATFKQGSNHLKVYLNGRQSTLPRHPSHEIGEGLRQAILKQLGLK